The sequence CGGGCGCCACGGCGGACTCCCCGGTGGTGGACGCCACGGCGGACTCCTCGGTGGTGGACGCCACGGCGGCGGCTGCCACAGTGGTCGATGCCGCGGGCCGCATCCTCGTCCCGGGGTTCATCGACCTGCACTGCCACGGCGCGGGCGGCGCGGCCGCCGAGGATGGCGAGGCGGCGCTCGAGACCATGCTCGACGTGCACTCGGCCCACGGTACGACGCGCACGGTCTGCTCGCTCGTCTCCGCGCCGGTCGAGGCGCTGGTCCCGCGACTGGAGGCCATCGCCCGGCTGGCGGCGCGCGATCCGCGCGTGCTCGGCGCGCACCTCGAGGGTCCGTTCCTCGACGACGAGTTCCGTGGCGCGCACGACCCCGCCGCGCTGCGCGCACCCGATGACGCCGCCGTCGATGCGCTGCTCGAGGCATCCGCCGGCACGCTCCGCCAGGTGACGCTCGCACCCGAGCACGACCGCGGCTTCGCCGCGCTGCACCGGTTCACCGGCGCGGGCGTCGCGGTCGCCGTCGGCCACTCGGGAGCCGACTACGCCCTGGCGCTCGCGGCATTCGACGCCGGCGCGTCGATCCTGACGCATGCCTTCAACGGCATGCGTGGCATCCACCACCGCCAGCCCGGACCCGTCGTCGCGGCGATGCACGCGCCACACGTGACACTCGAGGTCATCAACGACGGCGTGCACCTGCACCCGGACGTGGTCAAGCTCGCGTTCCAAGGCGCCCCGGGCCGGGTCGCGCTCGTGACCGACGCGATGGCCGCGACCGGATCGGCAGACGGTTCGTACGTGCTCGGCTCGCTCGAGGTCGACGTGCGAGACGGAGTCGCGCGCATCGTCGAGACCGGGTCCATCGCAGGTTCGACGCTGACGCAGGACGAGTCACTCCGCCGGGCGGTGACCGACAGCGGCATCCCGTTCGAGGTCGCCATCGCGGCACTCACGACCGTGCCCGCCGCGGCGATCGGCCGCGCCGACGACCTCGGCCGACTCGAGGTCGGCTACGCCGCCGACGCAGTGCTGCTCGCCGACGACCTCACGGTCGACGCGGTGTGGTCGGCGGGCCGCCGCGTGCGCTGACCGACGCGGGCCGACAGACCACAGACCACAGACCACAGACCACAGCCGAATGCGCAGGGCGCACAGCGCAGCCCGCAGCCCGCAGCCCGCAGCCCGCAGCCCGCAGCCCGCAGCCCGCAGCACCGCAGCACCGCAGCACCGCAGCACCGCAGCACCGCAGCACCGCAGCACCGCGCTAACATGAAACCATGTGCCATGTTGCTGCAGTCGTGACCGAAGCTGAACGCTGCGCCCCGCGGGCCTCGTCCGGACCGATGGTGGCACGCCGATGACTCCACGCACGCCGGCGGTGGTGGTCGGTGCGTACGCGGCACTCCCGTCCGAGGCATCCGCGCAGGATCGCTTCATCCGGGGCGTCCTCGACCTGCCCGGCGTCGACGGATTCGAGCTCCCGCTCATGATCGATGCGGCCACCGATCGACGATGGCTTGACTGGACTCCGCCAGGACGCCCGAGCGTGGCGACCCTGATCCCGGCCTTCGCGATCCGCAGCCGGCAGGACCCCCGGTTCGGTCTGGCCTCGGCCGACCCCGAGGGCCGGGCCGCGGCGCTCGACCTACTCCGCCGGCTCCACGACACCGCCCGGCAGTGGCACGACCTCGGGCGCGAACTGTCCGTCGTGTCGATGTCCAGCGCACCGCAGATGACGGACCCGGCCGCGGCGGAGCGCGCGTTCGAATGCAGCCTCCGTGAGATCCGCGGCTGGGATTGGGGCTCGACGCGACTCGTCGTCGAGCACTGCGACGCCCCACGACCCGAGCATGCGCCGGAGAAGGGCTACCTCGCATTGGAGCGAGAGGTGCGGGCGATCGAACGAACCGACGACGGACGCACCGAGTGCGGGATCGCGGTCAATTGGGGGCGGTCCGTGCTCGAGCACCGGGACGTGGCCGGCGCCGCACGAGACGCCGCGCGCGCAGGCGACCGACTGCGCGGCTTCATCCTGTCGGGCGTGAGCGATCGGGACACCGAGTACGGGCCGGCGTGGGCCGATGCGCATACTCCCGTGGTGCACGAGGCGAGTGACGACTCCCTGCTGACCCTGTCGCGTGCGCGTGACGTGCTCGCCCGGCTACCGCGGGAGCTCTGGTACCTGGCGGTGAAAACCGGGGCGAAGCCCGCTTCGCTCAGCGCGACGCAGCGCATCGCGCTCATCGCGCCCGCCGTCCAGCTTCTGACCGCCACCCGTGACCTCGCGGAGGCAGCAAAGTAGAATGCGGTTCCACATGGAGGCGACCTCCTCTACGATGGGAGTCGTCTCGCCCACCACGACCGCAGGACTCGCATGAAGAACGGCAATGACGGCGCCCAGGGACACGGCTATCACTCGCACGCGCTGAGCCGCGGCCTGGCGATCATCCAGGCGGTCGCGCAGACCGAAGACGTGGCCACCCTCGCCGAGCTCCATGAGACGACCGGGCTGCCGAAGAGCACGCTGGTCCGCTTGCTCTCGGTCCTCGAGGACGAGGACTACCTCATCAAGGTCGACGAGCGGCCCGCCTACCGCCTCGGCCATGCGATCCTGCCGATCGCCGCCTCGTACATGAGCTCCGCGTCGGTGGCCGACCTCTTGCGGCCGCACCTGCGACCGCTCGCGCAGGAGACCGGGTGGACCGCGAACTTCGGAATCCTCGACGGGCTCGACGTCGTGCACCTCTGCGTCGAGTTCCCCAACCGGCCGATCCACTACAACACGACCGAGGGCAGCTCCTCGGAGGCGTACTGCACCGGGCTCGGCAAGGCCGTCTTCCTCGAGCTCTCCGAGGAGGCGATCCGGCGGAGCCTGCCGCCCGAGCCGTTCGCCCGTCGGACGGCGAACACGCTCACGACCTGGGACGAGCTGGCCGCCGACCTCGAGCTCAGCCGCGCACGCGGCTATGCGGTCGACGCCGAGGAGGCGGACGCCGGCCTGCGTTGCGTCTCGGTTCCGGTCGTCTCGAACGGGCAGGTCCTCGGCGCGGTCTCCGTGTCTGGACCGGCCGGCGAGGGCGACCCCGAGACCGAGCGGCGCTTCGTCGCGCTGCTGCTCGAGGCCCGCGACCGCATCGCTCGCGAGAGCGGGCTCCGTGGCGCGCTCGGAATCGGAGCGTCTCCCGCGGCCTGACGCCGGATCATCCAACTCGTTGACATGGAATAGCGTTCCACGTAATGTCGACCTCGGCGAGGCAGCCCGATCAGGGGCGATGCCGCCGAAGGAGCGCACATGATCGTCGACGTCCACAGTCATAATCTCCAGCCGGAGCACTGGGGTGACGAACACCGCAACAACTGGGAACCCGCATACGGCGAGCCCTACCCGCGGATCTCACCGCAGGAGTACGACGCCGCGATGATCGAAGCCGGCGTCGACGTCGCGATCGTCTTCGGCCTCGCGGCATCCCGCGCCGGCGTGCGCACGCCGAACACGTTCGTCGCGGAGTACTGCGCCCAGGTCACCACGCCGACCGTCGCCTTCACCGCGATGGACCCGCTCGACCCGGATTGGCGCGAGCAGCTCGAGGAGGCGATCGCGCTCGGGTTCCGCGGCGTGAAGCTGTACCCGGTACTCGCGCTGTTCGACCCGCTCGCCCCCGAGTTCGACGAGTTCTACCGCACATGCCTGCGGCACGGTCTCGTCCTGCTCTGGCACATCGGAGCCACGGCGAGCCCGCAGGGCCGACTCTCCCTCAGCACACCGTTCCTCATCGAAGAGGTCGCCCGCCGGCACCCCGACCTCACCCAGATCATGGCGCACATGGGCCACCCCTGGCAGCGCGACGTGATGGTCGTGCTGCGGAAGCACGCCCGGGTCTTCGCCGACGTCTCGGCCTCGTGGGCGCGCCCCATGGACGGCTTCATGGCGCTCGTCGCCGCCCAGGAATGGAAGGTGACCGACAAGCTGCTCTTCGGCAGCGACTTCCCGCTGTGGCGTCCGGCCGAGGCGATAGCCGGCCTCCGCCGGCTCGCCGCCTTCCGCGCCGGCGACCTGCCGTTCGTCACCGAGGACACGGTGGAGTCGATCATCCATCGCGACACGCTCAGCCTGCTGGGCATCCCCGACCCGCGCCGCGCCTGACCCGGCGCCGCATCGCCCACACCAGCACCGACCTGCGCCCACCAGCACCCACCAGCACCCACCAGCTCCCGACCTGCCCGCACCTGACCATGGAGGCTTTCATGCGGTTCCTCAGCTACACCCACCACGGCGCCACGAAACACGGCGTGCTCCGCCCCGACGGCGACATCGACGAACTCGGCGACGGCGATCTGCTCGCGCTCATCGAGCGCGGCGGCCTGAACGACCCTCCCGCTCCTCGCGGGCGCATCGCCGTCGAGGAGATCGAGATCGTCGCGCCGCTCCGACGCCCGCCGAAGCTGCTCGCGGTGGCCGCGAACTACGCCTCGCACGTCCTGGCGAGCGGCGGCACCCCGCTCGACCCGCGTGCGGCGACGCCGCGGCTCTTCCTCAAGCCCTCGAGTGCGGTCGCCGGGCCGCAGGACGTGCTCACACCGCCCTCGATCGCGAGCAACGTCGACTGGGAGGTCGAGCTCGCGGTGGTGATCGGCACCCGGGTGAAGGACATCTCCCCCGAGGACGCCATGTCTGCGGTGGCCGGCTACATGACCGCGAACGACATCTCCACGCGCGCGTTCGACTTCGGGTTCGCGCGCGACGAGCACAGCGTGGCCCCGTTCTTCGATTGGCTCGCGGGCAAGTGGTCCGACGGCTACGCCCCGTTCGGGCCGTACCTGGTCAGCGCCGACGAGGTGCCGGACCCGGGCAACCTCGAGCTGCACCTCGAGGTCAACGGCGAGGTGCGGCAATCGGGTTCGACCTCCGAGCTGCTGTTCGGCATCCCCGAGCTCATCTCGTTCGCGTCCACGCTGATGACGCTCGAACCGGGCGATGTCATCGAGACCGGCACGACGGCCGGTGCGGGCATCGAGACCGGCCTCCAGCTGGCCGACGGCGACGTCATGGTCGCGCGGGTCGGCGATCTCGGCGAGATCCGCACCGCGGTGCGGATCCCCGCGGCTCGATGAGCCGACTCGCGCT is a genomic window of Agromyces protaetiae containing:
- a CDS encoding N-acetylglucosamine-6-phosphate deacetylase, which gives rise to MADVTRLPPTIIHSARLVSAGETVPDAWVRFEGGRVVARGTRDGWRDALGADGSAADSAAAKATGTDAAPADSSVVDAAAAAASAAGATADSPVVDATADSSVVDATAAAATVVDAAGRILVPGFIDLHCHGAGGAAAEDGEAALETMLDVHSAHGTTRTVCSLVSAPVEALVPRLEAIARLAARDPRVLGAHLEGPFLDDEFRGAHDPAALRAPDDAAVDALLEASAGTLRQVTLAPEHDRGFAALHRFTGAGVAVAVGHSGADYALALAAFDAGASILTHAFNGMRGIHHRQPGPVVAAMHAPHVTLEVINDGVHLHPDVVKLAFQGAPGRVALVTDAMAATGSADGSYVLGSLEVDVRDGVARIVETGSIAGSTLTQDESLRRAVTDSGIPFEVAIAALTTVPAAAIGRADDLGRLEVGYAADAVLLADDLTVDAVWSAGRRVR
- a CDS encoding DUF4862 family protein is translated as MTPRTPAVVVGAYAALPSEASAQDRFIRGVLDLPGVDGFELPLMIDAATDRRWLDWTPPGRPSVATLIPAFAIRSRQDPRFGLASADPEGRAAALDLLRRLHDTARQWHDLGRELSVVSMSSAPQMTDPAAAERAFECSLREIRGWDWGSTRLVVEHCDAPRPEHAPEKGYLALEREVRAIERTDDGRTECGIAVNWGRSVLEHRDVAGAARDAARAGDRLRGFILSGVSDRDTEYGPAWADAHTPVVHEASDDSLLTLSRARDVLARLPRELWYLAVKTGAKPASLSATQRIALIAPAVQLLTATRDLAEAAK
- a CDS encoding IclR family transcriptional regulator — translated: MKNGNDGAQGHGYHSHALSRGLAIIQAVAQTEDVATLAELHETTGLPKSTLVRLLSVLEDEDYLIKVDERPAYRLGHAILPIAASYMSSASVADLLRPHLRPLAQETGWTANFGILDGLDVVHLCVEFPNRPIHYNTTEGSSSEAYCTGLGKAVFLELSEEAIRRSLPPEPFARRTANTLTTWDELAADLELSRARGYAVDAEEADAGLRCVSVPVVSNGQVLGAVSVSGPAGEGDPETERRFVALLLEARDRIARESGLRGALGIGASPAA
- a CDS encoding amidohydrolase family protein, with translation MIVDVHSHNLQPEHWGDEHRNNWEPAYGEPYPRISPQEYDAAMIEAGVDVAIVFGLAASRAGVRTPNTFVAEYCAQVTTPTVAFTAMDPLDPDWREQLEEAIALGFRGVKLYPVLALFDPLAPEFDEFYRTCLRHGLVLLWHIGATASPQGRLSLSTPFLIEEVARRHPDLTQIMAHMGHPWQRDVMVVLRKHARVFADVSASWARPMDGFMALVAAQEWKVTDKLLFGSDFPLWRPAEAIAGLRRLAAFRAGDLPFVTEDTVESIIHRDTLSLLGIPDPRRA
- a CDS encoding fumarylacetoacetate hydrolase family protein — its product is MRFLSYTHHGATKHGVLRPDGDIDELGDGDLLALIERGGLNDPPAPRGRIAVEEIEIVAPLRRPPKLLAVAANYASHVLASGGTPLDPRAATPRLFLKPSSAVAGPQDVLTPPSIASNVDWEVELAVVIGTRVKDISPEDAMSAVAGYMTANDISTRAFDFGFARDEHSVAPFFDWLAGKWSDGYAPFGPYLVSADEVPDPGNLELHLEVNGEVRQSGSTSELLFGIPELISFASTLMTLEPGDVIETGTTAGAGIETGLQLADGDVMVARVGDLGEIRTAVRIPAAR